The Bacillus carboniphilus genome contains a region encoding:
- a CDS encoding DUF421 domain-containing protein: protein MEFDWIWKTVLIVFAGTMLLRIAGRKSISQMTLSQTVIMIAIGPLLIRPVSGKDLWITILIGFVLVLTLIIIEYLQLKFDWFEKMLSGKSKILIENGKIIETNFKHVRMTVDELEMNLRNKGVSEITDVKWATLEPNGTIGVELTLEAKPITMKEFHQLLEQLQEIKNIFQETKSYSMVEENHSNNLFTKKIETNKPPEHHR from the coding sequence ATGGAGTTCGATTGGATATGGAAAACCGTGCTCATTGTTTTCGCTGGTACCATGTTGTTAAGAATTGCTGGAAGAAAATCAATTTCGCAAATGACATTATCCCAAACAGTTATTATGATTGCAATTGGTCCTTTATTAATAAGACCCGTTTCTGGAAAGGATTTATGGATAACCATTTTAATAGGGTTTGTTCTGGTACTCACATTAATTATAATTGAATATCTTCAGTTGAAGTTTGATTGGTTTGAAAAGATGCTATCGGGGAAATCAAAGATTCTGATTGAAAATGGAAAAATAATTGAAACTAATTTTAAACATGTACGAATGACAGTAGATGAATTAGAAATGAATTTAAGAAACAAGGGAGTTAGTGAAATAACGGATGTCAAATGGGCAACATTAGAACCTAACGGAACAATCGGGGTTGAATTAACGCTAGAGGCTAAACCCATAACAATGAAAGAATTTCATCAGCTTTTAGAACAATTACAAGAAATAAAAAATATTTTTCAAGAGACTAAATCTTATTCAATGGTAGAAGAAAATCATTCAAACAACCTTTTCACAAAAAAAATTGAAACGAATAAACCACCTGAACATCATCGATAG
- a CDS encoding DUF6841 family protein yields the protein MQNTMVTTEESIKKWFDSYIETFLDQIRNRPEDISQLLNFFNVTFSFTKDSNYIATHSHEEAHALLKAQLDNFNNHNHKDTFESNRVVTVFNPRAALINVTWTRINSNDEVYEKEPTSYWVQNIEGQWKISSIAIHNA from the coding sequence ATGCAAAATACTATGGTAACAACAGAAGAATCAATAAAAAAGTGGTTTGATAGCTATATTGAGACCTTTCTTGATCAGATTAGAAACCGACCAGAAGATATTTCTCAACTCCTAAACTTCTTTAATGTAACATTCTCTTTTACAAAGGACTCAAATTACATCGCAACCCATTCTCACGAAGAAGCACATGCGTTGTTAAAAGCACAACTGGATAATTTTAATAATCACAATCATAAAGATACATTTGAAAGCAACAGAGTTGTAACGGTATTTAATCCAAGAGCAGCTCTAATTAATGTAACTTGGACTCGAATTAACAGTAATGACGAAGTATATGAAAAAGAGCCGACATCTTATTGGGTTCAAAATATTGAAGGTCAATGGAAGATTAGTTCAATCGCTATTCACAATGCATAA
- a CDS encoding helix-turn-helix domain-containing protein: MFGLGKSRTKFGRWLDKQEDINQLKLEKASQLGRPTISKLCNDKDYKPKYSTIVKINKGLNKLGKDIDVEKFL; encoded by the coding sequence TTGTTTGGATTGGGGAAGAGTAGAACAAAGTTCGGACGTTGGTTAGATAAACAGGAGGACATTAACCAATTGAAGTTAGAAAAAGCGTCCCAGTTAGGACGCCCCACAATATCAAAACTTTGTAATGATAAAGATTACAAACCTAAATACTCAACCATTGTTAAAATTAATAAAGGGTTGAACAAGTTAGGGAAAGATATTGATGTTGAAAAATTCTTATAA
- a CDS encoding glycoside hydrolase family 25 protein, with protein sequence MYYRRTHHQVPSKINYAKLASQVSLAIIRTQYGSLTIDRHYKQHHDEFKKRGVPTAAYAWVRGVNVNDMEVEATDFYSRTKSLNSTFWWLDVEEESMKDMRAGVSAYVKKLRSLGAKKVGIYVCHHWYKRLNLDEVDAVWIPHYGRNDGTPNSKPSFPCDLHEYTDKGRLDGYASNFDLNRILSN encoded by the coding sequence ATATATTATCGACGTACACATCACCAAGTACCAAGTAAGATCAATTATGCCAAGCTTGCTAGCCAAGTATCCTTAGCGATTATCCGCACTCAATACGGATCACTAACCATTGACAGACACTATAAACAACACCATGACGAGTTTAAAAAACGTGGGGTTCCAACGGCTGCTTATGCATGGGTACGCGGAGTGAATGTAAATGACATGGAGGTTGAAGCTACAGACTTCTATAGCCGTACAAAATCTTTAAATTCTACCTTCTGGTGGTTAGATGTCGAAGAGGAATCTATGAAAGATATGAGAGCCGGTGTATCAGCGTATGTTAAAAAGCTTCGTAGTTTAGGAGCGAAAAAAGTAGGTATCTACGTATGTCATCACTGGTACAAAAGATTAAATCTAGATGAAGTTGACGCGGTTTGGATTCCTCACTATGGAAGGAATGATGGAACACCTAACAGCAAACCATCTTTCCCTTGTGATCTTCACGAGTACACCGATAAAGGCCGTTTAGATGGATACGCAAGTAATTTTGATCTAAACCGTATCTTGAGCAATTAA
- a CDS encoding holin, with protein sequence MPKRFKNYGLWVSVAALGGLFVNDLGLLAPDKYQAYVDAILAVLVAGGIINNPSLGKGYKDQ encoded by the coding sequence TTGCCAAAACGTTTTAAAAACTATGGTTTATGGGTCAGTGTGGCAGCTCTTGGAGGTCTTTTTGTAAATGATCTTGGACTACTTGCTCCAGACAAATATCAAGCTTATGTAGATGCAATCCTAGCTGTTTTAGTAGCTGGGGGTATTATCAACAACCCAAGCTTAGGAAAAGGATACAAGGATCAATAG
- a CDS encoding hemolysin XhlA family protein, whose product MEQRVRQLESDVTDLKTRVAVAESNITDIKTDLASIKNNTTWLLRIVIGAIVLSLLGLLMGGGEILAKTF is encoded by the coding sequence ATGGAGCAAAGAGTAAGACAACTAGAATCCGATGTTACAGATTTAAAGACTCGTGTTGCAGTCGCAGAATCGAACATCACTGATATAAAGACAGACTTAGCAAGTATAAAAAACAACACCACATGGCTCCTACGAATCGTAATAGGAGCTATTGTTTTGAGTCTATTAGGTTTGCTCATGGGAGGAGGTGAGATCCTTGCCAAAACGTTTTAA
- a CDS encoding TM2 domain-containing protein: protein MSEKNWVATLLLCFFLGVLGVHRFYVGKIGTGILMLITGGGFGIWVLIDFIMIIVGSFKDKEGNPIKAS from the coding sequence ATGTCAGAGAAAAATTGGGTAGCAACGTTATTATTATGTTTCTTCTTAGGTGTCCTAGGTGTACACCGTTTCTATGTCGGAAAGATCGGTACAGGAATTCTAATGCTTATTACAGGTGGTGGATTTGGGATATGGGTATTGATTGATTTTATTATGATCATTGTTGGTAGTTTCAAAGATAAAGAAGGTAATCCGATAAAAGCATCCTAA
- a CDS encoding YcxB family protein, which produces MENTERAIELILLSAFKSFRKEVFYFLNNHSKWRRATKDLLLLYISQNQAMILPRRFFKLEEEINLFKGIVKRNMPSDKVKFK; this is translated from the coding sequence GTGGAAAATACTGAGCGAGCAATTGAACTTATTCTCTTGTCCGCTTTTAAGTCTTTTAGAAAAGAAGTTTTTTATTTTCTAAATAATCATTCTAAATGGCGAAGAGCCACTAAAGATTTATTATTACTATATATCTCTCAAAACCAGGCAATGATATTACCAAGACGATTTTTCAAATTAGAAGAAGAAATTAATTTATTTAAGGGTATTGTGAAACGGAATATGCCATCTGATAAAGTTAAGTTTAAATAA
- a CDS encoding ISL3 family transposase produces MLIEVKGIEEVFHISEPWYIESCIFSNEHQQLDVYVDIRKGARFSCANCGAESQSVYDIADYNRTWRHLNFLEYPCYIHAELPRTDCQNCQKVHRVKIPWAIKSRSNFTILFDAWIMTLAKDMPMSAISRLVGEHDTQLWRILHYYVDNAIESQDLSEVTMISTDETSSKRGHNYITIFMDPQKKNVIHVTKGKDSSTWEECKKHLESRGGQAEKITEVCMDMSPAFIKGAKENFPKASITFDKFHVVKAVNEAVDDVRRKEQKTCKDLKNTRYVWLKNEKNLTSSQRETLDRLKDCNLDTAKAYRMRISFQEIFQYPREIAPMVLNDWIEWGLRCRLKPMVDVSKTIKDHYDGIIRWFSSKLNNGLLEGINSVFQAAKRKARGYRSHKNMVAMVFLLHGKLDFKLNK; encoded by the coding sequence ATGTTAATAGAAGTGAAGGGTATAGAAGAGGTCTTTCATATTTCGGAGCCATGGTATATAGAAAGTTGTATATTTAGCAATGAACATCAACAATTAGATGTCTATGTAGATATTCGTAAAGGTGCACGGTTTTCCTGTGCGAATTGTGGAGCAGAAAGCCAATCCGTATATGACATAGCTGACTACAACCGAACGTGGAGGCATTTAAATTTCCTCGAATATCCCTGTTATATCCATGCAGAATTACCTAGGACGGATTGTCAGAACTGCCAAAAGGTTCATCGTGTGAAAATCCCTTGGGCGATTAAGAGTCGATCCAATTTCACGATCCTTTTCGACGCATGGATTATGACCCTGGCAAAAGATATGCCTATGAGTGCGATCAGCCGTTTAGTTGGTGAACACGATACCCAGTTGTGGAGAATTCTTCACTATTATGTGGACAACGCGATTGAGTCTCAAGACTTATCAGAAGTGACGATGATTAGTACAGATGAAACCTCTTCAAAGAGAGGGCATAACTATATCACGATTTTTATGGATCCCCAAAAAAAGAATGTCATCCACGTCACAAAGGGAAAGGACTCTAGTACATGGGAAGAGTGTAAGAAACATTTAGAATCTCGCGGAGGACAGGCAGAGAAAATAACAGAAGTATGTATGGATATGTCCCCTGCTTTTATTAAGGGAGCGAAAGAAAACTTCCCCAAAGCATCCATCACATTTGATAAGTTTCATGTCGTCAAAGCCGTAAATGAAGCAGTAGACGATGTGCGTCGTAAGGAACAAAAAACGTGTAAAGACTTAAAAAACACACGATATGTCTGGTTAAAAAATGAGAAAAACTTAACAAGCTCTCAAAGAGAAACCCTTGATCGTTTAAAAGATTGTAACTTAGATACAGCGAAAGCCTATCGTATGCGAATAAGCTTTCAAGAAATCTTTCAATACCCTCGTGAAATTGCCCCTATGGTATTAAACGACTGGATTGAGTGGGGACTTCGTTGCAGACTGAAGCCCATGGTAGATGTTTCAAAGACCATTAAAGACCACTATGACGGAATTATCAGGTGGTTCTCATCCAAGCTAAACAATGGCTTATTAGAAGGAATTAATAGTGTCTTTCAGGCTGCCAAAAGAAAAGCACGAGGCTATCGTTCGCATAAAAATATGGTGGCCATGGTCTTTTTACTCCATGGAAAACTGGACTTCAAATTAAATAAATAA
- a CDS encoding IS4 family transposase, whose translation MKIHYRLKNKPIIREISRLHVIDSSTMTMSLSQYPWATFRKTKAGIKLHLKVVVTKEMTIPDEVVLSPANHSDLSKMDSLVELDPDCLYLFDRGYMDYKQLDHYCFKDIRFITRLKKNAKIEYLNEQVPDPENLIFQDAEVYLGGEQTGTKMMHTVRLIKTKDREGNEVILITSCFDLTAKEIGDLYRYRWKIETFFKWMKQHLNITSFYGKSPNAVYNQIWIALITYSLEVLLKLSLNDDGSLLTFKRRLETLLYQPFHIFVKALFKEKTRTSKGRRKQNWEVEYRMLEQQVLRGEVDFLDKPTGEPLFVHFS comes from the coding sequence ATGAAAATTCACTATCGATTAAAAAACAAGCCTATTATTCGAGAGATCAGTCGTTTACATGTGATCGATTCTTCTACGATGACCATGTCTTTATCTCAGTATCCATGGGCCACGTTTCGAAAAACAAAAGCCGGTATTAAGCTGCATCTTAAAGTCGTTGTGACAAAAGAAATGACCATTCCAGATGAGGTCGTGTTATCTCCTGCGAACCATTCTGATCTTTCTAAGATGGATTCGTTAGTGGAATTAGACCCTGATTGCCTTTATCTTTTTGATCGTGGGTATATGGATTATAAACAGCTTGATCACTATTGTTTTAAAGACATTCGATTTATTACAAGGTTAAAGAAGAACGCCAAAATCGAGTATTTAAATGAACAAGTCCCGGATCCCGAAAATCTCATTTTTCAAGACGCTGAAGTGTATCTTGGGGGTGAACAAACAGGGACAAAGATGATGCACACGGTTCGTTTAATCAAAACAAAGGATCGTGAAGGTAATGAAGTTATTCTCATTACAAGTTGTTTTGACTTAACCGCAAAAGAAATTGGTGATCTATATCGATATCGTTGGAAGATCGAAACCTTTTTTAAATGGATGAAGCAGCATCTTAACATCACCTCTTTTTATGGAAAGAGTCCAAACGCGGTTTATAATCAAATTTGGATCGCTCTTATTACGTATAGCCTAGAGGTATTACTGAAGCTGTCCTTAAATGATGATGGTTCCCTACTAACCTTTAAGAGAAGACTGGAAACCTTGTTATATCAGCCGTTTCATATATTTGTTAAAGCGTTGTTCAAAGAAAAGACCCGAACCTCCAAAGGGCGAAGGAAGCAAAATTGGGAAGTAGAATACAGGATGCTCGAGCAGCAAGTACTTAGAGGGGAGGTGGACTTTTTAGACAAACCAACAGGCGAACCTCTTTTTGTACACTTTTCATAA
- a CDS encoding putative holin-like toxin — translation MTVFETLMAMIAFGSLIVAILSFNHKK, via the coding sequence ATGACAGTATTTGAAACATTGATGGCTATGATCGCTTTTGGATCGCTCATTGTGGCAATATTGTCTTTTAACCATAAAAAATAA
- a CDS encoding tyrosine-type recombinase/integrase, whose amino-acid sequence MSGQPYIEFEMIQLATFRKSKSGKWQARVSKEGREFSIGTFRTKKEAEIESSKVEERIYYGQTLNDRNMLFEDVANEWLFKHKKSNVKDSTFVQLEMTVRVHILPRFGSHRIMLIRRADIKKWTQEYTNMVDEVGNEKYSFGTRLRHLSVLKSIFHYAVHELEVLEKKPCDRLRVPVKDSVGINTETKYYILDELNALLNYMKEYKHQRYSGYQIYYMLMYFLSQTGVRISEALALRWSDINGNKLTVERQTSRDDHNNVKITTLKNSSSYRTIGLNDELLHELKKFKLKQNEMILGTDHFYKNSDGIIFQNYLGNYLTPSTVRDSIRDYCKKAEIDYKGTHGFRHTHAVLLLESGASIKFVSKRLGHKTIKTTADTYLDITGKIEEDELKKFASYTHN is encoded by the coding sequence GTGAGTGGACAGCCTTATATTGAGTTTGAGATGATTCAATTGGCTACATTCAGAAAATCAAAAAGCGGAAAATGGCAAGCGAGAGTATCAAAAGAAGGAAGAGAGTTTAGTATTGGTACGTTTAGAACGAAAAAAGAAGCCGAGATTGAATCTTCAAAAGTAGAAGAAAGAATTTATTACGGACAAACTTTAAATGACAGAAATATGCTGTTTGAAGATGTGGCAAACGAATGGTTATTCAAACACAAAAAATCAAACGTAAAAGATTCTACGTTCGTACAACTAGAAATGACTGTAAGAGTTCATATCTTACCTCGGTTCGGATCTCATAGAATTATGTTAATCAGGAGAGCAGACATAAAAAAGTGGACGCAAGAATATACGAACATGGTTGATGAAGTTGGAAATGAAAAGTATTCATTTGGTACTAGATTGAGACATTTATCGGTATTAAAGAGCATTTTCCACTATGCCGTACATGAATTAGAGGTATTAGAAAAAAAACCTTGTGATCGTTTAAGAGTCCCAGTTAAAGACTCTGTTGGAATTAACACAGAAACAAAGTACTATATTCTTGACGAACTAAACGCATTGTTAAACTATATGAAAGAATACAAACACCAAAGATATTCAGGCTATCAGATTTACTATATGTTGATGTATTTTCTAAGTCAAACTGGAGTGAGAATTAGTGAAGCCTTAGCTTTAAGGTGGAGTGACATTAATGGGAACAAACTGACTGTAGAACGGCAAACAAGTAGGGATGACCATAATAATGTGAAAATCACCACACTCAAGAACTCATCCTCATATAGAACAATAGGACTAAATGATGAACTTTTACATGAACTCAAAAAATTTAAACTCAAGCAAAACGAAATGATATTAGGGACAGATCACTTCTACAAAAATAGCGACGGTATCATTTTTCAAAACTATTTAGGGAACTACCTAACACCTTCAACTGTTCGAGACTCCATTCGAGATTATTGCAAAAAAGCTGAAATCGATTATAAAGGTACCCATGGATTTAGACATACACATGCAGTTTTACTTCTTGAATCAGGAGCAAGCATTAAGTTTGTTTCCAAAAGATTAGGACACAAAACCATCAAAACCACTGCGGACACTTACCTGGATATTACCGGAAAAATAGAAGAAGACGAACTTAAAAAGTTCGCCTCCTACACTCATAATTAA
- the sufB gene encoding Fe-S cluster assembly protein SufB, whose product MAKQMPEIGDYKYGFHDRDVSIFRSERGLTKEIVEEISKMKEEPQWMLDFRLKSLEHFYNMPMPQWGGDLAALNFDEITYYVKPSEKSEKSWDEVPEEIKQTFDKLGIPEAEQKYLAGVSAQYESEVVYHNMQEDLESQGIIFKDTDSALREDEEIFKEHWATVIPPTDNKFAALNSAVWSGGSFIYVPKGVKVETPLQAYFRINSENMGQFERTLIIVDEGAHVHYVEGCTAPVYTTNSLHSAVVEIIVKKDAYCRYTTIQNWANNVFNLVTKRAVCEQNGTMEWIDGNIGSKLTMKYPAVILKGEGARGMTLSIALAGKGQHQDAGAKMIHLAPNTSSTIVSKSISKQGGKVTYRGIVHFGRRAEGARSNIECDTLIMDNESTSDTIPYNEIFNDNISLEHEAKVSKVSEEQLFYLMSRGISEEEATEMIVMGFIEPFTKELPMEYAVEMNRLIKFEMEGSIG is encoded by the coding sequence ATGGCTAAACAAATGCCGGAAATTGGTGATTATAAGTATGGGTTCCATGATCGTGATGTTTCGATTTTCCGTTCAGAGCGTGGATTAACAAAGGAAATTGTTGAAGAAATATCTAAAATGAAAGAAGAACCACAATGGATGCTAGACTTCCGTTTAAAATCTCTTGAGCATTTTTATAATATGCCGATGCCACAATGGGGTGGCGATTTAGCTGCACTTAACTTCGATGAAATCACCTATTATGTCAAACCTTCGGAGAAGTCAGAAAAATCATGGGATGAAGTTCCTGAAGAGATAAAACAAACGTTTGATAAGTTAGGAATTCCTGAAGCTGAACAAAAATATTTAGCAGGTGTTTCTGCTCAATATGAATCCGAAGTTGTCTATCATAATATGCAAGAAGATTTAGAATCACAAGGAATTATTTTTAAGGATACCGATAGTGCCTTACGTGAAGATGAAGAAATCTTCAAAGAGCATTGGGCGACTGTCATTCCTCCTACAGATAATAAGTTTGCGGCTTTAAACTCTGCTGTTTGGTCTGGTGGATCATTCATTTATGTTCCAAAAGGAGTAAAGGTTGAAACGCCATTACAAGCTTATTTCCGTATTAATTCAGAGAATATGGGACAGTTTGAGCGTACCCTTATCATCGTTGACGAAGGAGCTCACGTTCACTACGTTGAAGGTTGTACGGCTCCTGTTTATACGACAAACTCATTGCACAGCGCGGTAGTAGAAATTATCGTCAAAAAAGATGCCTATTGCCGTTATACAACGATCCAAAACTGGGCAAACAACGTCTTTAACCTTGTAACGAAGCGTGCAGTTTGCGAACAAAATGGAACGATGGAATGGATTGACGGAAATATTGGATCTAAACTAACGATGAAATATCCGGCTGTCATTTTAAAAGGTGAAGGTGCACGTGGAATGACCCTTTCGATTGCTTTAGCAGGTAAAGGTCAGCACCAAGATGCAGGAGCAAAAATGATTCATTTAGCTCCGAATACTTCGTCTACGATTGTTTCAAAATCCATTTCCAAACAAGGCGGAAAAGTAACATACCGTGGAATCGTTCACTTCGGCCGCCGCGCAGAAGGAGCAAGATCAAACATTGAGTGTGATACACTCATTATGGATAACGAATCAACGTCAGATACAATTCCTTACAATGAAATCTTTAACGATAACATTTCGTTAGAGCACGAGGCGAAAGTTTCAAAAGTATCCGAAGAACAACTTTTCTACTTGATGAGTAGAGGAATTTCAGAGGAAGAAGCAACAGAAATGATTGTAATGGGCTTCATCGAGCCATTTACAAAAGAGCTTCCAATGGAATATGCGGTAGAAATGAACCGTCTTATTAAATTCGAAATGGAAGGTAGTATTGGATAA